One part of the Streptomyces sp. AM 2-1-1 genome encodes these proteins:
- a CDS encoding beta-N-acetylhexosaminidase, whose protein sequence is MPPTGLGLVPKPLRLHLRRGRFTFDATTAIRSTPGTGPAALLLRTLLAPATGLPLPLADDGQVVLALDPGLAGLGAQGYGLTVSEEAVLLRAAGPDGLLHGVQTLRQLLPAAALSTAPAPDIPWSIPCLETTDVPRFAWRGAMLDVARHFQPVAFLRRFTDLLALHKLNVLHLHLTDDQGWRMPVGAYPRLTEVGGVPHGGAYTREELTGLVAYAADRGVTVVPEIEMPGHVRAALAAYPHLGNFPDRRLDVWDRHGVCDTVLGVHDEALDFCRAVLGEVMEIFPSPYIHVGGDECPTDEWHSSPSALRRVAEQGLAGPEELRRWLMDRVGTYLTEHGRRPLGWTESGDDLPKSFTVMAWREAEHGLAAAREGHPVIMTPHRSTYLDYPASTHSDEPPGQPGFTVDLPTVHATDPAPDHWDPADAAHVLGTQAQLWTEYVPTAAHAEYLLFPRLCALADTAWSGGRDWDGFRARLDHHKTRLDALGVPGRPSTIHLPERNTR, encoded by the coding sequence ATGCCCCCCACCGGTCTCGGCCTCGTGCCGAAGCCCTTACGGCTCCACCTCCGCAGGGGCCGCTTCACCTTCGACGCCACCACCGCGATCCGCTCCACCCCCGGCACCGGGCCCGCCGCACTCCTGCTGCGTACCCTGCTCGCTCCGGCGACCGGACTGCCGCTGCCCCTCGCGGACGACGGACAGGTCGTCCTCGCCCTCGATCCCGGACTCGCCGGCCTCGGCGCCCAGGGCTACGGGCTCACCGTCAGCGAGGAGGCGGTGCTGCTGCGGGCCGCCGGGCCCGACGGCCTGCTGCACGGCGTCCAGACCCTGCGTCAGCTGCTGCCGGCCGCCGCGCTCTCCACCGCGCCGGCGCCCGACATCCCGTGGTCGATCCCCTGCCTGGAGACGACGGACGTGCCGCGCTTCGCCTGGCGGGGGGCGATGCTCGACGTGGCCCGTCATTTCCAGCCCGTCGCGTTCCTGCGGCGTTTCACGGACCTGCTGGCCCTGCACAAGCTCAACGTGCTGCACCTGCACCTCACCGACGACCAGGGCTGGCGGATGCCGGTCGGCGCCTACCCCCGGCTCACGGAGGTGGGCGGGGTGCCGCACGGAGGCGCGTACACCCGCGAGGAACTGACCGGCCTGGTCGCCTACGCCGCCGACCGCGGGGTGACCGTCGTCCCGGAGATCGAGATGCCCGGGCACGTCCGCGCCGCGCTCGCCGCCTACCCGCACCTCGGCAACTTCCCCGACCGCCGGCTGGACGTCTGGGACCGCCACGGCGTCTGCGACACCGTCCTCGGCGTCCACGACGAGGCCCTCGACTTCTGCCGGGCCGTGCTCGGCGAGGTCATGGAGATCTTCCCCTCGCCGTACATCCACGTCGGCGGCGACGAGTGCCCGACCGACGAGTGGCACTCCTCGCCCTCCGCGCTGCGGCGCGTCGCCGAGCAGGGGCTGGCCGGGCCAGAGGAGCTCCGCCGCTGGCTCATGGACCGGGTCGGGACCTACCTGACCGAGCACGGCAGACGCCCGCTGGGCTGGACCGAGAGCGGCGACGACCTGCCGAAGTCGTTCACCGTGATGGCGTGGCGGGAGGCGGAGCACGGGCTCGCGGCGGCGCGTGAGGGCCACCCGGTCATCATGACCCCGCACCGTTCCACCTACCTCGACTACCCGGCCTCCACGCACTCCGACGAACCGCCGGGGCAGCCCGGCTTCACCGTGGACCTGCCCACCGTCCACGCCACCGACCCCGCGCCCGACCACTGGGATCCGGCGGACGCCGCCCACGTACTGGGCACCCAGGCCCAGTTGTGGACGGAGTACGTGCCCACCGCCGCGCACGCCGAGTACCTCCTCTTCCCCCGGCTGTGCGCCCTGGCCGACACCGCCTGGTCCGGCGGCCGCGACTGGGACGGGTTCCGGGCGCGGCTGGACCACCACAAGACCCGGCTCGACGCCCTCGGGGTGCCGGGCCGTCCCTCCACGATCCACCTTCCCGAGAGGAACACCAGGTGA
- a CDS encoding extracellular solute-binding protein has translation MCALTACDSSSPGSDQSGGPAALTVWIMKDSVSDAYLQRFEKEFETQHQGTDLDIQIQEWDGIGEKITAALASKDAPDVIEVGNTQVAQYAQSGGVLDLSDKVTELEGADWLPGLAEPGKVDGKQFGVPWYAANRVVIYNKDLFAKAGVTAPPRTREEWLEITGKLDKGGKQGIYLPGQNWYTLAGFVWEEGGELAVKDGDTWRGALGSPEALRGMEFYQRLQALGEGPEDADEANPPQADVFAKGDVAQIIAVPGGAKIVEQANPALAGKLGFFPIPGRTAGTPGATFTGGSDLIVPVASAHQDAAYEVVRALAGEKEQTELARTMSYVPNRTSLAGVLKDDEGNAAMAAAAARGRATPNSPEWAAVEATNPIKEYMTAVLTGSDPAKAAKAASDAISKTLNP, from the coding sequence ATGTGTGCGCTCACCGCGTGCGACAGCTCCTCGCCCGGGTCCGACCAGTCCGGCGGGCCCGCCGCGCTCACCGTATGGATCATGAAGGACAGCGTCTCCGACGCCTATCTGCAGCGTTTCGAGAAGGAGTTCGAGACCCAGCACCAGGGAACCGACCTGGACATCCAGATACAGGAGTGGGACGGGATCGGCGAGAAGATCACCGCTGCCCTCGCCAGCAAGGACGCCCCGGACGTGATCGAGGTGGGCAACACCCAGGTCGCGCAGTACGCGCAGAGCGGCGGGGTGCTCGATCTCAGCGACAAAGTCACGGAGTTGGAGGGCGCGGACTGGCTGCCCGGCCTGGCGGAGCCGGGGAAGGTGGACGGGAAGCAGTTCGGTGTCCCCTGGTACGCCGCCAACCGCGTGGTGATCTACAACAAGGACCTCTTCGCGAAGGCCGGCGTCACCGCGCCTCCCCGCACCCGCGAGGAGTGGCTGGAGATCACCGGGAAGCTCGACAAGGGCGGCAAGCAGGGCATCTACCTCCCCGGTCAGAACTGGTACACCCTGGCCGGCTTCGTCTGGGAAGAGGGCGGCGAACTCGCCGTGAAGGACGGCGACACGTGGCGGGGCGCGCTCGGCAGTCCTGAGGCGCTGAGGGGCATGGAGTTCTACCAGCGGCTGCAGGCCCTGGGCGAGGGCCCCGAGGACGCGGACGAGGCCAACCCGCCCCAGGCGGACGTGTTCGCCAAGGGCGACGTCGCCCAGATCATCGCCGTACCCGGCGGTGCCAAGATCGTGGAGCAGGCCAATCCGGCCCTCGCGGGCAAGCTCGGGTTCTTCCCGATCCCCGGCAGGACGGCGGGTACCCCCGGGGCGACCTTCACCGGCGGTTCCGACCTCATCGTCCCCGTCGCCTCGGCCCACCAGGACGCGGCCTACGAGGTGGTGCGGGCCCTCGCCGGGGAGAAGGAGCAGACGGAGCTCGCGCGCACCATGAGCTACGTGCCCAACCGGACGTCGCTGGCCGGTGTCCTCAAGGACGACGAGGGCAACGCCGCGATGGCGGCCGCCGCGGCACGGGGACGCGCCACGCCCAACTCCCCCGAGTGGGCGGCGGTCGAGGCCACCAACCCGATCAAGGAGTACATGACGGCCGTGCTGACCGGGAGCGACCCGGCGAAGGCGGCGAAGGCCGCGTCCGACGCCATCAGCAAGACCCTCAACCCGTGA
- a CDS encoding GntR family transcriptional regulator, whose protein sequence is MQNSSSGSGGVLKRERVREHLLGLIEVRRPGDAIPSERTLSAELGVSRPTLRAAVDELVATGQLVREHGRGMFVAPAKITQELVSDDAAFVVPRAAGTWSSRLLQLDTIRAGARIGRKLRVSPAAEVVYIARLRLVDGSPMAIEHLHIPAELVPTLTPQELEAGDLYDHLREHHHVHVDQAVQSIEPTVINEAEAAVLDIPVLSPALLIERLTTDTAGRPVEYVHSLYRGDRYRIVSRLALGTSGPHPPPESHHPGIPPGDFAHGDIITSSTRGDAH, encoded by the coding sequence ATGCAGAACAGCTCCTCAGGCTCCGGCGGCGTACTCAAACGCGAGCGGGTCCGCGAACACCTCCTCGGACTGATCGAGGTGCGCCGTCCCGGCGACGCCATCCCCTCGGAGCGCACTCTCAGTGCCGAACTCGGCGTCTCCCGGCCCACTCTGCGCGCCGCGGTCGACGAACTCGTCGCCACCGGACAGCTCGTACGCGAACACGGGCGCGGCATGTTCGTGGCTCCCGCCAAGATCACCCAGGAGCTGGTCTCGGACGACGCGGCCTTCGTGGTGCCCCGCGCGGCCGGCACGTGGTCCAGCAGGCTGCTGCAACTCGACACGATCCGCGCCGGCGCGCGCATCGGCCGCAAGCTGCGGGTGTCGCCCGCGGCCGAGGTGGTCTACATCGCCCGCCTGCGCCTGGTGGACGGCTCGCCGATGGCGATCGAGCACCTCCACATCCCGGCGGAGCTGGTCCCCACCCTCACCCCGCAGGAGCTCGAGGCGGGGGACCTCTACGACCACCTGCGCGAGCACCACCACGTCCACGTCGACCAGGCCGTCCAGTCCATCGAGCCCACCGTCATCAACGAGGCCGAGGCGGCGGTCCTGGACATTCCGGTCCTCTCACCCGCCCTGCTGATCGAACGCCTCACCACCGACACGGCGGGCCGGCCCGTCGAGTACGTGCACTCCCTCTACCGGGGCGACCGCTACCGCATCGTCTCCCGGCTGGCGCTCGGGACCTCCGGCCCGCATCCGCCGCCGGAGAGCCACCACCCGGGGATCCCTCCGGGGGACTTCGCGCACGGCGACATCATCACCTCGTCGACGAGGGGGGACGCCCACTGA
- a CDS encoding sugar ABC transporter permease — MTRTADRIGPGAATGSPTPDTGKAAPPVSGPAGGRRRRVPATFWPYLLVAPTVIGFALLLAYPLVRNLLISFQHYGMAELIRGHASSAGLENYSAILRDDEFWQVVRRTLLWTAVNVVLIMVIGTAVALMLQHLGKKMRTLVLVGLVLAWASPVIATTTVFQWLFASRLGVVNWLLVRLGFDSFEGYSWFAHGPAAFTVLVLLVVWQSVPFVAVTLHSALTTVPAELFESARIDGAGGWRIFRSLTLPLLRPVFGLVLSLEVIWVFRCFAQIWAVTEGGPGGATTTLPVYAYRVAQSLHRYDLGAAAATLTVLVLVGALVLYFRQMFRQEAEL, encoded by the coding sequence ATGACCCGGACCGCGGACCGGATCGGCCCCGGGGCGGCGACCGGATCGCCCACCCCGGACACCGGGAAGGCCGCTCCCCCGGTGTCCGGACCGGCCGGTGGTCGCCGCCGCAGGGTGCCCGCCACCTTCTGGCCGTATCTGCTCGTCGCCCCCACCGTGATCGGTTTCGCCCTCCTGCTGGCCTACCCCCTGGTGCGGAACCTGCTGATCTCCTTCCAGCACTACGGCATGGCGGAACTCATCCGGGGCCACGCGTCCTCCGCGGGCCTGGAGAACTACTCCGCGATCCTGCGGGACGACGAGTTCTGGCAGGTCGTCCGGCGCACCCTGCTGTGGACCGCGGTCAACGTCGTGCTCATCATGGTGATCGGCACCGCCGTCGCGCTGATGCTGCAGCACCTCGGCAAGAAGATGCGGACCCTGGTACTCGTGGGGCTGGTGCTCGCCTGGGCCAGCCCGGTGATCGCCACCACCACCGTCTTCCAGTGGCTCTTCGCCTCCCGGCTGGGGGTGGTCAACTGGCTGCTGGTCCGGCTCGGGTTCGACTCCTTCGAGGGGTACTCGTGGTTCGCGCACGGGCCGGCCGCGTTCACCGTCCTGGTCCTGCTCGTGGTGTGGCAGTCGGTGCCCTTCGTCGCCGTCACCCTGCACTCCGCGCTGACCACCGTCCCGGCCGAGCTCTTCGAGTCCGCCCGGATCGACGGAGCCGGCGGCTGGCGGATCTTCCGGTCCCTCACGCTGCCCCTCCTGCGGCCGGTCTTCGGGCTGGTGCTGAGCCTGGAGGTCATCTGGGTCTTCCGGTGCTTCGCACAGATCTGGGCGGTCACCGAGGGCGGTCCCGGCGGTGCGACCACCACGCTGCCGGTCTACGCCTACCGAGTCGCCCAGTCACTGCACCGCTACGACCTGGGGGCGGCCGCCGCGACCCTCACCGTCCTCGTCCTGGTCGGCGCGCTGGTCCTCTACTTCCGCCAGATGTTCCGTCAGGAGGCCGAGCTGTGA
- a CDS encoding methyltransferase, translated as MTTVSPTPGTSPEKSPLTSTLAAPQTHIGTATPPPSMRLRELAFGAACAAAVRAAARLGVADALGETPASAAELALVVDAQPVPLQRLLRALTCYGVFAETADGRFVHTETSRLLREDDPHSLRYISLWCTEPWTWDVWPRLEDAVRSGTSVFPETFGKGFFDYLHQDAGESAQVFNRAMTTSSTQSARDVAELLDLTGVSSVADIGGGQGHVLAGLLEKHPAVRGTLMDLPGVVARADARLRDGGPLADRVRIVAGDCREDIPFEVDLYIIKNILEWDDESTRRTLRNVVAAARPGARVVVIENLVDDTPSMRFTTAMDLLLLLNVGGAKHTRESLLGRLDEAGLRVGEIHPVNAYLHAFECTVP; from the coding sequence ATGACCACCGTGAGCCCCACCCCCGGGACCAGCCCCGAGAAGTCCCCCCTCACCTCCACCCTCGCGGCACCCCAGACCCACATCGGCACGGCGACCCCACCGCCCTCCATGCGGCTGAGGGAGCTCGCCTTCGGCGCCGCCTGCGCCGCAGCCGTGCGCGCGGCGGCCCGGCTGGGCGTCGCCGACGCCCTCGGCGAGACTCCGGCCTCCGCCGCGGAACTCGCCCTGGTGGTCGATGCCCAGCCGGTCCCGCTCCAGCGGCTGCTACGGGCCCTGACCTGCTACGGCGTCTTCGCCGAGACGGCGGACGGCAGGTTCGTGCACACCGAGACGTCCCGGCTACTGCGCGAGGACGATCCGCACAGCCTGCGCTACATCTCCCTGTGGTGCACGGAGCCCTGGACCTGGGACGTCTGGCCGCGCCTCGAAGACGCGGTGCGCTCCGGCACGAGCGTCTTCCCCGAGACGTTCGGCAAGGGCTTCTTCGACTACCTCCACCAGGACGCGGGCGAGTCCGCCCAGGTGTTCAACCGCGCGATGACCACCTCCAGCACGCAGTCCGCACGGGACGTCGCCGAACTCCTCGATCTGACCGGCGTCTCCTCGGTCGCCGACATCGGCGGTGGCCAGGGCCACGTCCTCGCCGGCCTGCTGGAGAAGCACCCCGCGGTCCGGGGGACCCTCATGGACCTGCCCGGCGTCGTGGCCCGCGCCGACGCACGGCTGCGCGACGGCGGCCCGCTCGCCGACCGGGTCCGGATCGTGGCCGGCGACTGCCGCGAGGACATCCCGTTCGAGGTGGATCTCTACATCATCAAGAACATCCTCGAATGGGACGACGAGAGCACCCGCAGGACCCTGCGCAACGTGGTCGCCGCGGCCCGGCCGGGCGCCCGCGTGGTGGTCATCGAGAACCTCGTCGACGACACCCCGTCCATGCGGTTCACCACGGCCATGGACCTGCTGCTCCTGCTCAACGTCGGTGGAGCCAAGCACACCCGGGAGAGCCTGCTCGGGCGCCTGGACGAGGCGGGGCTCCGGGTGGGGGAGATCCACCCGGTCAACGCCTACCTGCACGCCTTCGAGTGCACCGTGCCGTAA
- a CDS encoding right-handed parallel beta-helix repeat-containing protein, whose product MRTKHMKCLAGVTAATATVLGLTAAPTAASGPHEHVVHPGESIQKAVDAARSGDTVVVLPGTYRESVLITTPGLTLRGTGERTVIAPAAAGTAAPTGTAQGPAAADGPRAANACAAGGNGICVVGTAGHTVDDVRIRALTVSGFTKNGVWASWTDGLSVRRVTARDNGTWGIAQERSTRADLRRNTATGNGDAGIFVANAVSEEGGATDTGGTMIADNTVSGNRIGVTVRRVRNLRVDDNTVTGNCSGIFVVGDESKPAAGAMTISGNRIVKNNKVCAATPRLAAIGGSGIVLTGSEGTVVRSNVVRDNVGTTDFSGGVLLFKSFVGALNTDNTVSENLVSGNSPADLANRDTSGTGNTFSGNTCATSEPAGMCAG is encoded by the coding sequence ATGAGAACAAAGCACATGAAATGCCTGGCGGGCGTCACCGCCGCCACGGCCACCGTCCTCGGGCTCACCGCCGCCCCCACGGCAGCCTCCGGACCCCACGAACACGTGGTGCACCCAGGAGAATCGATCCAGAAGGCGGTGGACGCCGCGCGCTCCGGCGACACCGTCGTCGTCCTGCCCGGTACCTACCGCGAGAGCGTACTGATCACCACACCGGGCCTGACGCTGCGTGGGACCGGCGAGCGTACGGTGATCGCCCCGGCCGCGGCCGGGACGGCGGCGCCCACCGGGACGGCCCAGGGGCCGGCCGCCGCCGATGGCCCGAGGGCGGCCAACGCCTGCGCCGCGGGCGGCAACGGCATCTGCGTCGTGGGTACCGCCGGACACACCGTCGACGACGTCCGCATCCGCGCCCTCACCGTCTCCGGCTTCACCAAGAACGGCGTATGGGCGTCCTGGACCGACGGTCTCTCCGTCCGCCGGGTGACCGCCCGCGACAACGGCACCTGGGGCATCGCCCAGGAGCGCTCGACCCGCGCCGACCTCCGCCGCAACACCGCCACCGGCAACGGCGACGCGGGTATCTTCGTCGCCAACGCGGTCAGCGAGGAGGGCGGGGCGACGGACACCGGCGGGACGATGATCGCGGACAACACGGTCAGCGGGAACCGCATCGGCGTCACCGTACGCCGGGTCAGGAACCTCCGGGTCGACGACAACACCGTCACCGGCAACTGCAGCGGGATCTTCGTCGTGGGCGACGAGTCCAAGCCCGCGGCCGGAGCGATGACGATCAGCGGCAACCGGATCGTGAAGAACAACAAGGTCTGCGCGGCGACGCCGCGGCTCGCGGCGATCGGGGGATCGGGCATCGTCCTCACCGGCAGCGAGGGCACGGTCGTACGGTCCAACGTCGTCCGGGACAACGTCGGCACCACCGACTTCTCCGGTGGCGTCCTGTTGTTCAAGAGCTTCGTCGGCGCCCTGAACACCGACAACACGGTCAGCGAGAACCTCGTGAGCGGCAACAGCCCCGCGGACCTCGCCAACCGTGACACCTCGGGCACCGGCAACACCTTCAGCGGCAACACCTGCGCCACCTCCGAACCGGCCGGGATGTGTGCCGGATGA
- a CDS encoding TcmI family type II polyketide cyclase yields MHHALIVARMAPGSAPDIAKLFEASDATDLPHLVGVHRRTLFQFGDVYLHLIESERPPGPEIAKVMEHPEFQAISDRLTAFVSPYDPQTWRGPKDAMAQPFYTWQR; encoded by the coding sequence ATGCACCACGCTCTGATCGTCGCCCGGATGGCTCCCGGTTCCGCTCCCGACATCGCGAAGCTGTTCGAGGCCTCCGACGCCACGGACCTCCCGCACCTCGTCGGCGTCCACCGGCGCACGCTGTTCCAGTTCGGCGACGTGTACCTGCACCTGATCGAGTCGGAGCGCCCCCCGGGCCCGGAGATCGCCAAGGTGATGGAGCACCCGGAGTTCCAGGCCATCAGCGACCGGCTCACCGCCTTCGTGAGCCCGTACGACCCGCAGACCTGGCGCGGTCCGAAGGACGCGATGGCCCAGCCGTTCTACACGTGGCAGCGGTAG
- a CDS encoding acyl carrier protein → MTAPLTYEELAGLMKKGAGLTADPSEMASRPTSSFEEYGLDSLGLLGIVTTLENSYGHALPADADKCKTPAEFLDLVNNTLVTGA, encoded by the coding sequence ATGACCGCACCGCTGACGTACGAAGAGCTGGCCGGACTGATGAAGAAGGGTGCCGGCCTGACCGCCGACCCCTCCGAGATGGCGAGCCGCCCCACCTCGTCCTTCGAGGAGTACGGCCTGGACTCGCTCGGGCTGCTCGGCATCGTGACCACGCTGGAGAACAGCTACGGTCACGCGCTGCCCGCCGACGCCGACAAGTGCAAGACGCCGGCCGAGTTCCTCGACCTCGTCAACAACACCCTCGTGACAGGAGCCTGA
- a CDS encoding SRPBCC family protein encodes MSGHTENEIVIAAPLDLVWDMTNDLENWPQLFSEYAAVEVLGREGQKTTFRLTMKPDDNGKVWSWVSERTTDRPGRNVQARRVEPGPFQHMNIRWEYSEVRGGTRMLWRQDFAMRPDAPVDDEWMTDNINNNSRIQMELIRDKIEQRDRERRSASVPAH; translated from the coding sequence GTGTCCGGACACACCGAGAACGAGATCGTCATCGCCGCGCCGCTGGATCTCGTCTGGGACATGACGAACGACCTGGAGAACTGGCCGCAGCTCTTCAGCGAGTACGCGGCGGTCGAGGTGCTCGGGCGCGAGGGGCAGAAGACGACCTTCCGCCTCACCATGAAGCCCGACGACAACGGCAAGGTCTGGAGCTGGGTCTCGGAGCGCACCACCGACCGCCCCGGCCGCAACGTGCAGGCGCGGCGGGTGGAGCCCGGTCCGTTCCAGCACATGAACATCCGGTGGGAGTACTCGGAGGTCCGGGGTGGCACCCGCATGCTCTGGCGGCAGGACTTCGCGATGCGCCCCGACGCCCCCGTCGACGACGAGTGGATGACCGACAACATCAACAACAACTCCCGCATCCAGATGGAGCTCATCCGCGACAAGATCGAGCAGCGCGACCGCGAGCGCCGCTCCGCCTCCGTTCCCGCCCACTAG
- a CDS encoding beta-ketoacyl synthase N-terminal-like domain-containing protein — MNAPAGSARTSVITGIGVVAPNGTGAGAFWKQTQEGVSVLDLVSREGCENLPLRVAGEVRDFDPVAFIEERYLVQTDRFTHYAMAAADLALSDARLGRADYEGAPFQVGVVTAAGSGGGEFGQRELQRLWGEGSRYVGPYQSIAWFYAASTGQISIRGGFKGPCAVVASDEAGGLDALMHAARSIRRGTDAVVVGAAEAPLAPYSVVCQLGYAALSLSDEPTRAYRPFTADACGFAPAEGGGMLVVEEESAARARGARVRAELAGHSATFTGASRWEESRAGLAHAIEGALREAGCAPEEIDVVFADALGVPSADRAEALAIADALGAHGRRVPVTAPKTGTGRAYCGAPVLDTAAAVLAMEHGLIPPTPNVFDVCHDLDVVTGRARPAELRTALVLSRGLMGSNSALVLRRPTDTPL, encoded by the coding sequence ATGAACGCACCGGCAGGCTCCGCACGTACCTCCGTCATCACGGGGATCGGCGTCGTCGCCCCCAACGGGACCGGCGCCGGCGCCTTCTGGAAGCAGACCCAGGAGGGCGTCAGCGTCCTCGACCTGGTCTCGCGGGAGGGCTGTGAGAACCTCCCGCTCCGGGTCGCCGGCGAGGTACGGGACTTCGACCCGGTCGCGTTCATCGAGGAGCGCTACCTCGTGCAGACCGACCGCTTCACGCACTACGCGATGGCCGCCGCCGATCTCGCGCTGAGCGACGCACGGCTCGGCCGCGCCGACTACGAAGGCGCGCCGTTCCAGGTGGGCGTGGTCACCGCCGCCGGTTCCGGTGGCGGCGAGTTCGGTCAGCGCGAGCTCCAGCGGCTGTGGGGCGAGGGCTCCCGCTACGTCGGGCCCTACCAGTCCATCGCCTGGTTCTACGCGGCCAGTACCGGTCAGATCTCGATCCGGGGTGGCTTCAAGGGGCCGTGCGCCGTCGTCGCGAGCGACGAGGCCGGCGGTCTGGACGCGCTGATGCACGCGGCGCGCTCCATCCGGCGCGGTACGGACGCCGTGGTGGTCGGCGCGGCCGAAGCACCACTCGCGCCGTACTCGGTCGTCTGCCAGCTCGGTTACGCAGCCCTCAGCCTCAGCGACGAACCCACCCGGGCCTACCGGCCGTTCACCGCGGACGCCTGCGGCTTCGCACCGGCCGAGGGCGGCGGCATGCTGGTGGTCGAGGAGGAGTCCGCGGCCCGCGCCCGCGGCGCCCGGGTGCGGGCCGAACTGGCCGGCCACTCCGCCACCTTCACCGGCGCGTCCCGGTGGGAGGAGTCCCGTGCGGGGCTCGCCCACGCGATCGAGGGGGCGCTGCGCGAAGCCGGCTGCGCGCCGGAGGAGATCGACGTGGTCTTCGCGGACGCGCTCGGCGTGCCCTCCGCCGACCGGGCCGAGGCGCTGGCGATCGCCGACGCGCTCGGCGCGCACGGACGGCGGGTGCCGGTGACGGCGCCCAAGACCGGCACCGGACGCGCCTACTGCGGCGCGCCCGTGCTGGACACGGCCGCCGCCGTGCTCGCGATGGAACACGGGCTGATCCCGCCGACGCCCAACGTCTTCGACGTGTGCCACGACCTCGACGTGGTCACCGGGCGGGCACGTCCCGCCGAGCTGCGCACCGCGCTCGTGCTCAGTCGCGGCCTGATGGGTTCGAACTCGGCCCTGGTGCTGCGCCGCCCCACCGATACCCCGCTGTGA
- a CDS encoding carbohydrate ABC transporter permease, translated as MILTAFKPTADIQSKTPVFLPASMTLEHFSDAVTADGFWSFWRNSLMVTVGCVLLALVVALGAAFAVARLRWKGRRGFVLMVFVAQVAPWEALLIPMYVIARDTDMLDRLATLTLVYFMITLPFTIVTLRSFLSAIPAELEEAAQVDGCTRAAAFRRVTFPLLAPGLLATSLFGFITAWNEFAFANMLIIKDQDDRTLPVWLSSFSNVFGTDWGATMAASTLFALPVLVLFLVLQRRVATGMTGGAVKG; from the coding sequence ATGATCCTCACCGCGTTCAAGCCGACCGCGGACATCCAGTCGAAGACCCCGGTGTTCCTGCCCGCCTCGATGACGCTGGAGCACTTCTCCGACGCGGTGACGGCCGACGGCTTCTGGTCGTTCTGGCGCAACAGCCTGATGGTCACGGTGGGGTGCGTCCTGCTGGCCCTCGTGGTCGCCCTCGGCGCCGCGTTCGCCGTGGCCCGGCTGCGCTGGAAGGGCCGCCGGGGCTTCGTCCTCATGGTGTTCGTCGCCCAGGTCGCCCCGTGGGAGGCGCTGCTGATCCCGATGTACGTCATCGCCCGCGACACCGACATGCTCGACCGGCTCGCGACCCTGACCCTCGTCTACTTCATGATCACGCTGCCCTTCACCATCGTGACCCTGCGGAGCTTCCTGTCCGCGATCCCCGCCGAGCTGGAGGAGGCGGCCCAGGTGGACGGATGCACCCGGGCCGCCGCCTTCCGCCGGGTCACGTTCCCGCTGCTGGCTCCGGGGCTGCTCGCCACCTCCCTCTTCGGCTTCATCACCGCGTGGAACGAGTTCGCCTTCGCCAACATGCTGATCATCAAGGACCAGGACGACCGGACCCTGCCCGTCTGGCTCTCCTCGTTCTCCAACGTGTTCGGCACCGACTGGGGCGCCACCATGGCCGCCTCCACCCTCTTCGCGCTGCCCGTCCTCGTCCTCTTCCTCGTCCTCCAGCGACGGGTCGCCACCGGTATGACCGGCGGCGCGGTCAAGGGTTAG